A genomic window from Sulfurospirillum multivorans DSM 12446 includes:
- a CDS encoding phosphatidylserine decarboxylase: MRNGSFTSTHIIAKEGWNQVVLAFMVFLLFYALSFLSWVFFLIFAGTLYSYRNPERIAEEDDERCLIAPLDGKVTDISKISLSDGSEALRIVIRKSFWDVGVLRAPLGMEILEVKKRFGLFMPSTSPLFASMAERKGLTCKSAFAPIKMIVSAGLWSQKITLFSKIGAFKAGERLGFLRDGEVALLLPLDTRIKVSLSDEVKAGSSVLGYLAYKDTDDRK; this comes from the coding sequence ATGCGTAACGGGTCGTTTACTTCAACACACATTATTGCAAAAGAGGGATGGAACCAAGTCGTTTTAGCGTTTATGGTTTTCCTCCTTTTTTACGCACTCTCGTTTTTATCATGGGTGTTTTTTCTAATTTTTGCAGGAACACTTTATAGCTACCGCAATCCTGAACGTATTGCCGAAGAAGATGATGAGCGTTGTTTAATTGCGCCTTTGGATGGTAAGGTGACTGACATTTCGAAAATAAGTTTGAGTGATGGCAGTGAAGCGTTGCGCATTGTCATTCGAAAATCCTTTTGGGATGTGGGTGTTTTACGCGCACCGCTTGGCATGGAAATTTTAGAGGTCAAAAAACGTTTTGGGCTATTTATGCCCTCAACATCACCTCTTTTTGCCTCGATGGCAGAGCGCAAAGGGCTTACATGTAAAAGTGCTTTTGCCCCTATCAAAATGATTGTGAGTGCGGGTCTATGGAGCCAAAAGATTACACTTTTCTCCAAAATAGGCGCCTTTAAAGCGGGTGAACGATTGGGCTTTTTACGCGATGGAGAGGTGGCACTTTTACTGCCTCTTGATACGCGCATTAAAGTTTCATTAAGTGATGAAGTCAAAGCAGGGTCAAGCGTATTAGGCTATCTTGCGTATAAGGATACCGATGATAGAAAATAG
- the ftsH gene encoding ATP-dependent zinc metalloprotease FtsH has translation MSQNNQNDNKNEKKNNFFNQNPLLMFAIFAIVIVVLFKNFTTVSDPAVGATFSGQNSATKNISYYELKELIRNNQISYVAIGQTTIKAFSPEGAQKTVYVVKKVGEDSTLIPLMDEKKVGYGGYNESNILTEILFSWVLPVFVFFGIWMFLANKMQKNMGGGILGMGSSKKLVNSEKPKVKFEDVAGVEEAKEEVKEIVDFLKFPDRYMSLGAKIPKGVLLVGPPGTGKTLLAKAVAGEASVPFFSVSGSSFIEMFVGVGASRVRDLFENAKKEAPAIVFIDEIDAIGKSRAANGMMGGNDEREQTLNQLLAEMDGFSSDKSPVIVLAATNRPEVLDAALLRPGRFDRQVLVDKPDFQGRKDILKVHSADIKLGKNIDLEEIARLTAGLAGADLANIINEAALLGGRKNKDHVEQIDLVDAVERAIAGLEKKSRRINPEEKRIVAYHESGHALIAETTKGAKRVSKVSIIPRGLAALGYTLNTPEENKFLMQKHELIAEVDVLLGGRAAEEVFLGEISTGAGNDLERATDIIKSMVSIYGMSDVAGLMVLEKQRNVFLNGGTSKDYSEKMAEKLDEHIKETLQARYVIVKERLEEYRECIERIVSKLSEYETIDGVQLRAVIEAFEIEFNIPSKLKAPLVRHESKISEEEPKTDA, from the coding sequence ATGAGTCAAAATAATCAAAACGATAACAAAAACGAAAAGAAAAATAACTTTTTTAATCAAAATCCACTTTTAATGTTCGCAATTTTTGCCATTGTCATCGTCGTTTTATTTAAAAATTTTACGACGGTTTCTGACCCTGCTGTGGGTGCTACGTTTAGTGGGCAAAACAGCGCGACTAAAAATATTAGTTATTATGAACTCAAAGAGCTCATTCGCAATAATCAAATCAGTTATGTTGCCATTGGTCAAACCACGATCAAAGCATTTTCACCTGAAGGTGCTCAAAAAACAGTGTATGTGGTCAAAAAAGTGGGAGAAGATAGCACCCTTATTCCTTTGATGGATGAGAAAAAAGTGGGCTATGGTGGTTACAATGAGTCTAACATCTTAACCGAGATTCTGTTCTCATGGGTGCTTCCTGTCTTTGTTTTCTTTGGTATTTGGATGTTTTTAGCAAACAAAATGCAAAAAAATATGGGTGGTGGCATCCTCGGCATGGGAAGCAGTAAAAAGCTTGTCAATTCAGAAAAACCAAAAGTGAAATTTGAAGATGTCGCAGGTGTGGAAGAGGCCAAAGAGGAAGTGAAAGAGATTGTTGATTTCCTTAAGTTCCCGGATCGCTACATGAGTTTAGGCGCTAAAATTCCTAAAGGTGTCCTGTTAGTAGGCCCTCCAGGTACGGGTAAAACCCTGCTTGCCAAAGCGGTTGCAGGAGAGGCGAGTGTTCCTTTCTTCTCTGTTTCAGGTTCAAGTTTTATCGAGATGTTTGTGGGTGTGGGTGCAAGTCGTGTGAGGGATCTTTTTGAAAACGCTAAAAAAGAGGCTCCGGCTATTGTCTTTATTGATGAGATTGATGCCATTGGTAAAAGTAGAGCTGCGAACGGTATGATGGGTGGTAATGATGAGAGAGAACAAACCCTCAATCAACTGCTCGCCGAAATGGATGGCTTTAGCTCCGATAAATCACCGGTTATTGTCCTTGCCGCAACGAATCGTCCCGAAGTTTTGGATGCAGCACTTCTTAGACCTGGTCGTTTTGACAGACAAGTATTGGTTGATAAGCCCGATTTCCAAGGCAGGAAAGATATTTTAAAAGTACACAGTGCGGATATCAAGCTTGGTAAAAATATTGATCTTGAAGAGATTGCACGGTTAACAGCGGGTCTTGCAGGTGCGGATCTTGCTAATATTATTAATGAAGCAGCCCTTCTTGGTGGACGTAAAAATAAAGATCATGTAGAGCAAATTGATTTAGTTGATGCAGTTGAACGAGCCATTGCAGGTTTGGAGAAAAAAAGTAGACGCATTAATCCAGAGGAGAAACGCATCGTAGCGTATCATGAAAGTGGTCATGCTTTGATTGCGGAGACAACCAAGGGAGCGAAGAGAGTTTCGAAGGTTTCTATCATCCCACGAGGATTGGCAGCCCTTGGCTATACGCTTAATACACCCGAAGAGAATAAATTTTTAATGCAAAAGCATGAGCTGATTGCTGAAGTCGATGTGCTTTTGGGCGGTCGTGCGGCGGAAGAGGTTTTCTTAGGCGAAATTTCAACAGGTGCAGGCAATGACTTAGAGCGTGCAACAGACATTATCAAATCGATGGTCAGCATTTACGGAATGAGCGATGTTGCAGGATTGATGGTTCTTGAAAAACAGCGTAATGTTTTTTTAAATGGTGGAACTAGTAAAGATTACAGTGAAAAAATGGCTGAAAAACTGGATGAGCACATTAAAGAGACGCTTCAAGCGCGCTACGTTATTGTGAAGGAGCGTTTAGAAGAGTATCGTGAGTGTATTGAGCGCATTGTGTCCAAACTGAGTGAGTATGAGACGATTGATGGCGTTCAGTTACGTGCGGTCATTGAAGCATTTGAAATTGAATTTAACATTCCTTCAAAGCTCAAAGCTCCCCTCGTGCGACACGAGTCAAAAATTTCTGAAGAAGAACCTAAGACCGATGCGTAA